One part of the Pandoraea faecigallinarum genome encodes these proteins:
- a CDS encoding outer membrane protein assembly factor BamE, protein MRRYLSLPFSVCAAAAFLALAGCSTYDSVTDKVIGVVTPYRINIVQGNFVSKEAYEQLKAGMTRDQVRQLLGTPLLTDMFHANRWDYVFYFKRGNASVVQERHLKVYFDGDTLARWEGGENLPTEYQLVQEIDGQKGKTVKTEAPAPSTASAAAAEAAAPSPDAAAAAPSAAPATTDVATVSTDAAAHNVAAAAKPAPQPTSQPAPSAAPATGSGASGTGLVPSPRVTSGGGLFSAPQ, encoded by the coding sequence TTGCGTCGTTATCTCTCCCTTCCGTTCTCCGTCTGTGCCGCGGCGGCATTCCTCGCGCTCGCCGGTTGCTCGACGTACGACAGCGTGACCGACAAAGTGATCGGCGTGGTCACGCCGTATCGCATCAACATCGTCCAGGGCAACTTCGTTTCGAAGGAAGCCTACGAGCAGCTCAAGGCCGGCATGACGCGCGATCAGGTCCGTCAGTTGCTCGGCACGCCGCTGCTCACCGACATGTTCCACGCCAATCGCTGGGACTACGTCTTTTACTTCAAGCGCGGCAACGCGTCGGTGGTGCAAGAGCGCCACCTGAAGGTGTATTTCGACGGCGACACGCTGGCGCGCTGGGAAGGCGGCGAAAATCTGCCGACCGAATACCAACTGGTGCAGGAAATCGACGGCCAGAAGGGCAAGACCGTGAAGACGGAAGCCCCGGCGCCGTCGACGGCCAGCGCCGCAGCCGCAGAAGCTGCGGCACCTTCGCCCGATGCTGCTGCCGCAGCCCCGAGCGCGGCGCCGGCAACGACCGACGTCGCGACGGTATCGACGGACGCCGCAGCCCACAACGTGGCCGCTGCGGCCAAGCCCGCGCCGCAACCCACATCGCAACCTGCACCGTCGGCCGCGCCCGCAACGGGCAGCGGCGCTTCGGGCACGGGACTCGTTCCGTCACCGCGCGTGACCTCGGGCGGCGGGCTGTTCTCTGCGCCGCAATAA
- a CDS encoding HutD family protein yields MKLTVLGPADFLKMPWKNGQGVTTELAVARRPGQEGFDWRISTATVAAPGPFSVFTGIDRSLAIVRGGSLTLNVEGRPDVTLTTRTPPYAFGGELAVSSTPALDVADVPIDDFNVMTRRTGWQHTLTQHRLEREALTWELPAAAGAVAFLYTAQGEVRVTSRDGQTLTVPANHALRIEGGEVCELQAASGCADVFLTALVRRR; encoded by the coding sequence ATGAAACTTACGGTTCTCGGCCCGGCCGACTTTCTGAAGATGCCGTGGAAGAACGGCCAGGGTGTCACGACGGAACTCGCCGTGGCACGGCGTCCCGGGCAGGAGGGCTTCGACTGGCGCATCAGCACGGCCACCGTCGCCGCGCCGGGGCCGTTCTCGGTATTTACCGGGATCGACCGGTCGCTGGCCATCGTGCGGGGGGGCTCGCTGACGTTGAACGTCGAAGGCCGCCCGGACGTCACCCTCACCACGCGCACGCCGCCTTACGCCTTCGGTGGCGAACTGGCGGTGAGCAGTACCCCGGCGCTCGACGTGGCCGATGTGCCGATCGACGACTTCAATGTCATGACGCGCCGCACCGGCTGGCAACATACCTTGACGCAGCATCGTCTCGAACGCGAAGCGCTGACGTGGGAGTTGCCGGCCGCCGCCGGCGCCGTGGCGTTCCTCTATACCGCGCAGGGCGAGGTGCGTGTGACCTCGCGCGACGGGCAGACGCTCACCGTACCGGCGAACCACGCGCTTCGCATCGAAGGCGGCGAGGTCTGCGAGTTGCAGGCCGCGAGCGGTTGCGCAGACGTTTTTCTGACGGCACTGGTGCGTCGCCGATAG
- the dapB gene encoding 4-hydroxy-tetrahydrodipicolinate reductase, whose amino-acid sequence MKIAIAGASGRMGRMLIETVLAADDAELVGALDREGSPALGIDAGAFLGRDTGVTITSDLHAALAGAEYLIDFTRPEGTLAHLAAAERHGVKMIVGTTGFSDEDKALLAKGAERVAVVFAPNMSVGVNATFKLLEIAAKILNTGYDIEIIEAHHRHKVDAPSGTALRMGEVVAQALGRDLKECAIYGREGVTGERDPSTIGFATVRGGDIVGDHTVLFAGIGERIEITHKSSSRLSYAQGALRAARFLAQHKTGLFDMQDVLGLR is encoded by the coding sequence ATGAAGATTGCGATTGCTGGCGCTTCCGGCCGTATGGGCCGGATGCTGATCGAAACCGTACTCGCGGCGGACGACGCCGAACTGGTCGGCGCGCTCGACCGCGAAGGCAGCCCGGCGCTCGGCATCGACGCTGGTGCGTTTCTGGGACGCGACACCGGCGTGACGATCACGTCGGATCTCCACGCCGCACTGGCCGGCGCCGAATACCTGATCGATTTCACGCGTCCCGAAGGCACGCTGGCCCATCTGGCGGCTGCCGAAAGGCATGGCGTAAAGATGATCGTCGGCACGACCGGTTTTTCGGACGAAGACAAGGCGTTGCTGGCCAAGGGCGCCGAACGCGTCGCGGTCGTCTTCGCGCCGAACATGAGCGTGGGTGTGAACGCCACGTTCAAGCTGCTCGAAATCGCGGCGAAGATTCTCAATACCGGCTACGACATCGAGATCATCGAAGCACACCATCGTCACAAGGTCGATGCCCCGTCGGGCACGGCACTGCGCATGGGCGAAGTCGTGGCGCAAGCATTGGGCCGCGATCTGAAGGAGTGCGCGATTTACGGTCGTGAGGGCGTGACGGGCGAGCGCGATCCGTCGACCATCGGCTTCGCCACCGTGCGCGGCGGCGACATCGTTGGCGATCACACGGTGCTGTTTGCCGGAATCGGAGAGCGTATCGAAATCACGCACAAGTCGTCGAGCCGTCTGTCGTACGCGCAGGGGGCGCTGCGTGCCGCCCGTTTCCTCGCGCAACACAAGACCGGCCTGTTCGACATGCAGGACGTGCTGGGTCTGCGCTGA
- a CDS encoding glutamate-5-semialdehyde dehydrogenase, protein MDIKAYMQSLGQRARDASRAMARADTAAKNRALLAIAHAIEREGGRLQEVNRRDLERARANGQDAAFIDRLTLSDKALRTMIEGLRQIAGLSDPIGEIGNVRVQPSGIQVGQMRVPLGVIGIIYESRPNVTIDAAALCLKSGNATILRGGSEAIESNTALAALIAEALAATGLPGDAVQVVSTPDRAAVGELITMTEYVDVIVPRGGKSLIARLMQDARVPMIKHLDGICHVYVDGRADPAKALAICENAKTHRYGTCNTMETLLVDQKAIDQLPAIARMFQSKQVELRGCARTLAALEQAGVSGAIAATEDDWSTEYLAPVLAIKIVDGMAAAIAHINRYGSHHTDAIVTENYTDAMQFLREVDSASVMINASTRFADGFEFGLGAEIGISNDKLHARGPVGLEGLTSLKYVVFGHGEVRQ, encoded by the coding sequence ATGGATATCAAAGCCTATATGCAATCGCTGGGCCAGCGCGCCCGCGACGCATCGCGCGCGATGGCGCGTGCGGACACCGCAGCGAAGAACCGCGCCCTGCTCGCCATCGCTCATGCCATCGAGCGCGAGGGCGGCCGTTTGCAGGAGGTGAACCGCCGCGACCTCGAACGTGCCCGTGCCAACGGTCAGGACGCCGCGTTCATCGACCGCCTCACGCTGTCGGACAAAGCGCTGCGCACGATGATCGAAGGGCTGCGTCAGATCGCCGGGCTGTCCGATCCCATCGGCGAAATCGGCAATGTGCGGGTGCAGCCGAGCGGCATTCAGGTCGGCCAGATGCGTGTGCCGCTGGGCGTCATCGGCATCATTTACGAATCGCGTCCCAACGTGACCATCGACGCGGCGGCGCTCTGCCTGAAGTCGGGCAACGCCACCATTCTGCGTGGCGGCTCGGAAGCCATCGAAAGTAATACGGCGCTGGCGGCGCTCATCGCCGAGGCGCTCGCCGCCACCGGCCTGCCTGGCGACGCCGTGCAGGTCGTGAGCACGCCGGATCGCGCGGCGGTCGGTGAACTCATCACCATGACGGAGTATGTCGACGTGATCGTGCCGCGCGGTGGCAAGAGTCTGATCGCGCGCCTGATGCAGGACGCCCGCGTGCCGATGATCAAGCACCTCGACGGCATCTGCCACGTGTATGTCGACGGCCGCGCCGATCCCGCGAAGGCGCTGGCGATCTGCGAGAACGCCAAGACGCACCGCTACGGCACCTGCAACACGATGGAGACGCTGCTCGTCGACCAGAAGGCCATCGATCAGCTGCCCGCCATCGCGCGCATGTTCCAGAGCAAACAGGTCGAACTGCGCGGCTGCGCGCGCACGCTTGCTGCGCTGGAGCAAGCGGGCGTGAGCGGTGCCATCGCGGCGACCGAAGACGACTGGTCGACGGAATATCTGGCACCGGTGCTCGCCATCAAAATCGTCGACGGCATGGCCGCGGCCATCGCCCACATCAATCGCTATGGCTCGCATCACACCGACGCGATCGTGACCGAGAACTACACCGACGCCATGCAGTTCCTGCGCGAAGTCGATTCGGCCAGTGTGATGATCAACGCGAGCACGCGTTTTGCCGACGGTTTCGAGTTCGGTCTCGGGGCCGAGATCGGTATCTCGAACGACAAGCTCCACGCCCGCGGTCCGGTCGGTCTCGAAGGGCTGACGAGTCTGAAGTACGTCGTGTTCGGTCACGGTGAAGTTCGCCAATGA
- a CDS encoding (2Fe-2S)-binding protein produces the protein MEFQLNGRPFVFDGDDDTPLLWVIRDAAGLTGTKYGCGIGACGACTVHIDGVATRTCVMPVSAVAGKRITTIEALSPARSHPIQQAWIAKDVPQCGYCQSGMVMAAAALLDKYPHPTDAQIDEAMTNLCRCATYHRIREAIHDAAKR, from the coding sequence ATGGAATTCCAACTCAACGGGCGGCCTTTCGTCTTCGACGGCGATGACGACACGCCTTTGCTCTGGGTCATTCGCGACGCTGCGGGACTGACCGGCACCAAATACGGTTGCGGCATCGGCGCATGCGGCGCCTGCACGGTGCATATCGACGGTGTGGCCACGCGCACGTGCGTGATGCCGGTCTCCGCCGTCGCTGGAAAACGCATCACGACCATCGAGGCGCTCTCGCCCGCGCGCTCGCATCCGATTCAGCAGGCGTGGATCGCCAAGGACGTGCCCCAGTGCGGGTACTGCCAGTCCGGCATGGTGATGGCCGCCGCCGCGCTGCTCGACAAGTATCCGCACCCCACCGATGCGCAGATCGACGAGGCGATGACGAATCTCTGCCGTTGCGCCACTTATCACCGTATCCGCGAGGCGATCCATGACGCAGCAAAACGCTGA
- the fur gene encoding ferric iron uptake transcriptional regulator, translating into MPNPADLKNIGLKATLPRLKILEIFQNSEVRHLTAEDVYRHLLGENLDIGLATVYRVLTQFEQAGLLSRSNFESGKAVFELNEGHHHDHLVCMDCGRVEEFFDAEIERRQKLIAKERGFALQEHSLAMYGSCTKEPCPHRQKN; encoded by the coding sequence ATGCCGAATCCCGCCGATCTGAAAAATATCGGACTGAAAGCCACGCTTCCGCGCCTCAAGATTCTGGAAATCTTCCAGAATAGTGAGGTGCGCCATTTGACCGCTGAAGACGTATATCGTCATCTGCTCGGCGAAAATCTCGATATCGGTCTGGCCACGGTCTACCGGGTGCTGACGCAATTCGAGCAAGCCGGGCTATTGTCGCGCAGTAACTTTGAATCCGGCAAGGCCGTTTTCGAGCTCAACGAAGGCCATCACCACGATCACCTCGTGTGCATGGACTGCGGCCGCGTCGAGGAATTCTTCGACGCCGAGATCGAACGCCGTCAGAAGCTGATTGCCAAGGAACGCGGCTTCGCGCTCCAGGAGCACTCGCTCGCCATGTACGGCAGTTGCACGAAAGAGCCCTGCCCGCATCGCCAGAAAAATTAA
- the holA gene encoding DNA polymerase III subunit delta, translated as MQLRPDALDAHLAKTLSPIYTIHGDESLLVQEAVDRVRAAARAGGYTERDVLSVERSFDWGALANAGQSMSLFGDRKLIELRIPGGKPGKDGGAALKAHAEAANSDVLTIVTLPRLDAAASKSDWFTSLERAGVTVKVDPVDRARLPDWIAQRLGAQGQRVEAGEPGRRVLQFIADRVEGNLLAAHQEIQKLGLLYPSGVLTFEQVQDAVLNVARYDVFKLSEAVLAGDVARLVRMLDGLRGEGEAAPLVLWALTEEVRTLAKITRGMASGKPLAMLLREYRVWGPRERLMEQAANRVTAPMLAQALQLAARLDRQVKGLRADGLPGDPWDGMLQLGLLLAGERPPMARSARAARPAHA; from the coding sequence ATGCAATTGCGGCCCGACGCGCTCGACGCGCACCTTGCCAAGACGCTCTCGCCGATCTACACGATTCATGGCGACGAGAGCCTGCTCGTGCAGGAGGCGGTGGATCGCGTGCGTGCGGCAGCGCGTGCCGGCGGGTACACCGAGCGCGACGTGCTGAGCGTGGAGCGGAGCTTCGATTGGGGAGCGCTGGCCAATGCCGGACAGTCGATGTCGCTCTTCGGTGACCGTAAGCTCATCGAGTTGCGTATTCCCGGCGGCAAGCCGGGCAAGGACGGTGGCGCGGCGCTCAAGGCGCATGCCGAGGCCGCCAACAGCGATGTGCTGACCATCGTCACGCTCCCCCGGCTCGACGCCGCGGCGAGCAAATCCGACTGGTTCACGTCGCTCGAGCGCGCCGGTGTTACGGTCAAGGTCGATCCCGTCGATCGTGCGCGCCTGCCGGACTGGATCGCGCAGCGCCTCGGCGCACAAGGCCAGCGTGTCGAAGCCGGTGAGCCGGGTCGGCGCGTGCTGCAGTTCATTGCCGATCGCGTCGAAGGCAATTTGCTCGCCGCGCATCAGGAAATTCAGAAGTTGGGGCTGCTGTATCCGTCCGGGGTGCTGACGTTCGAGCAGGTGCAGGACGCCGTGCTGAACGTTGCACGCTACGACGTCTTCAAGCTCAGCGAAGCCGTGCTCGCGGGCGATGTGGCGCGTCTGGTGCGCATGCTCGACGGGCTGCGCGGCGAGGGCGAAGCGGCCCCGCTCGTATTGTGGGCGCTCACCGAAGAGGTGCGTACACTTGCCAAGATCACGCGTGGCATGGCTTCGGGCAAACCGCTCGCGATGCTGCTGCGCGAATATCGCGTCTGGGGGCCGCGCGAGCGGCTGATGGAACAGGCGGCGAACCGTGTCACCGCGCCGATGCTCGCACAGGCGCTGCAACTGGCGGCGCGTCTGGACCGGCAAGTCAAAGGGCTGCGCGCCGACGGACTGCCCGGCGATCCGTGGGACGGCATGCTGCAACTCGGCCTGCTGCTCGCCGGCGAGCGACCGCCGATGGCGCGCTCCGCTCGTGCGGCCCGCCCGGCGCACGCGTAG
- the lptE gene encoding LPS assembly lipoprotein LptE, whose product MTTRQRGVGATRRIFGWIALLATALTLSACGFQLRGASEYAFHRLYISGGGQMAVDISRYIRYGSKGTVVVTDPKDADARLELIGTTSSRIAVSLDANGQAREYEMRSAFTFQLVTPDGRPLIPLTTIRLVRNLPYSDNETTARDTEAALLNRDMQKDAVDQIIRRMEAVKSMPEAKHEE is encoded by the coding sequence ATGACAACCCGGCAACGAGGCGTCGGTGCGACGCGCAGGATTTTCGGCTGGATCGCATTGTTGGCGACGGCATTGACGCTGAGCGCTTGCGGCTTTCAGTTGCGCGGCGCGAGCGAGTACGCTTTCCACCGTCTCTACATCTCGGGCGGCGGTCAGATGGCGGTCGATATCTCGCGATACATCCGCTATGGCAGCAAGGGCACGGTCGTCGTGACCGACCCGAAAGACGCCGATGCCCGCCTGGAACTCATCGGCACGACTAGCTCGCGTATCGCTGTGAGTCTGGATGCGAACGGTCAGGCGCGCGAGTACGAAATGCGAAGCGCGTTCACCTTCCAGCTCGTCACGCCGGATGGCAGGCCGCTGATTCCGCTCACGACCATCCGTCTGGTGCGCAATCTGCCGTACAGCGATAACGAGACGACCGCACGCGATACGGAAGCCGCGCTGCTCAATCGCGACATGCAGAAAGATGCCGTCGATCAGATCATCCGCCGCATGGAAGCTGTGAAATCCATGCCGGAAGCCAAGCACGAAGAGTAA
- a CDS encoding AraC family transcriptional regulator yields MDPLSDVLGDLRADAVVTGRFTFGAPWSLRKPALDGAPFRTAMGEPFYLVVAGMAPVLVEPGDCVLLPHGHEHVMCSSLDEPPIVFEALMSAQGIEPRLDTPLAFRAGGDGPVSDLYTGVVMFRDRVRNPLLASLPPLIHIRAGDPAVPALLTTTIAGFIEESMQRGAGWRVAVARLADVLFVQILRAHLGKNGATSTHWLRGMTDPQLGRAIASMHETPQRPWSVEQLAAIAGMSRSKFCLRFRDLVGESPMTYLTAHRMYLAAERLAGAGARIGDVADAVGYASEKAFTRAFRRCYGLPPREYLKSCELAN; encoded by the coding sequence ATGGATCCGCTGAGCGACGTGCTTGGCGACTTGCGCGCGGATGCTGTCGTCACCGGACGATTCACCTTCGGCGCCCCGTGGTCGCTGCGCAAACCGGCGCTCGACGGTGCGCCGTTTCGCACGGCGATGGGCGAGCCGTTCTATCTCGTCGTGGCGGGAATGGCGCCGGTGCTCGTCGAACCGGGCGATTGCGTGTTGTTGCCGCACGGACATGAGCATGTGATGTGTTCGTCGCTCGACGAGCCGCCCATCGTCTTCGAGGCCCTGATGTCCGCGCAGGGGATCGAGCCGCGGCTCGACACACCGCTCGCGTTTCGTGCCGGTGGCGACGGTCCGGTGAGCGATCTTTACACCGGTGTCGTTATGTTTCGCGACCGGGTGCGCAATCCGTTGCTGGCATCGCTGCCGCCGCTGATTCACATTCGTGCGGGCGATCCTGCCGTGCCTGCGCTGCTTACAACGACCATCGCGGGCTTCATCGAGGAATCGATGCAGCGGGGCGCGGGATGGCGCGTAGCCGTGGCGCGTCTGGCCGACGTGCTCTTCGTACAGATTCTGCGCGCACATCTGGGCAAGAACGGCGCGACGAGCACGCACTGGCTGCGCGGCATGACCGATCCGCAACTCGGACGCGCCATCGCCTCCATGCACGAAACGCCGCAACGCCCGTGGTCCGTGGAACAACTCGCCGCCATTGCGGGGATGTCGCGCTCCAAGTTCTGCCTGCGTTTTCGCGACCTCGTCGGCGAGTCGCCGATGACGTATCTCACCGCGCATCGCATGTACCTTGCCGCCGAGCGGCTGGCCGGGGCGGGGGCGCGCATCGGCGATGTCGCCGATGCCGTGGGCTACGCCTCCGAGAAAGCCTTCACCCGCGCGTTTCGACGTTGCTACGGCCTGCCGCCGCGCGAATATCTGAAAAGCTGCGAACTCGCGAACTAA
- the leuS gene encoding leucine--tRNA ligase has product MQEKYVPADVEATAQSHWQAIDAYKTTERADKQKFYCVSMLPYPSGKLHMGHVRNYTINDVMYRQMRMRGFNVLMPMGWDAFGMPAENAAMANGVPPAKWTYDNIAYMKKQMQAMGLAIDWSREVATCKPDYYRWNQWLFLKMLEKGVVYLKTGTVNWDPVDQTVLANEQVIDGRGWRSGALVEKREIPMYYMRITEYADELLGDLDDLGWPERVKVMQQNWIGKSFGVNFGFLYELDGEQKLLRVFTTRADTIMGVTFAAIAAEHPLATRLAADRPDLQAFIAECKQGGVAEADIATMEKKGMPTGFFVEHPLTGDKVEVWIGNYVLMGYGEGAVMGVPAHDERDFAFARKYGLPIKQVVAVEGQTYSTDAWQAWYGEKEGTLINSGKYDGLDFAAAVDAIAADLKAQGVGDKQVTFRLRDWGISRQRYWGTPIPIIHCESCGAVPVPEKDLPVVLPEDLVPDGTGNPLAKSEAFLKCDCPKCGKPARRETDTMDTFVDSSWYFSRYACPDAETMVDARTDYWMPMDQYIGGIEHAILHLLYSRFWTKVMRDLGLVSFKEPAQNLLTQGMVLNETFYREDASGKKTWFNPLDVQVQFDDKGRPVGATSKADGAGVTLGGIEKMSKSKNNGVDPQSLIDSYGADTARLFVMFAAPPEQQLEWSGAGVEGASRFLRRLWSFGQSHAALLRQADAAIDTANPAAQALRLEIHSVLKQANYDYQRVQYNTVVSAAMKMLNAIESDKGAAGAGAVRECYGILLRVLYPVVPHVTHNLWVELGYAAQSGDLLDAAWPEVDEAALVQDEIELVLQVAGKVRGAVRVAKDASRETIEQAALAHEMTAKFGEGKPVKKVIVVPGRLVNVVV; this is encoded by the coding sequence ATGCAAGAAAAATACGTTCCCGCCGACGTCGAAGCCACTGCCCAGTCCCACTGGCAGGCAATCGATGCCTACAAGACCACCGAGCGCGCGGACAAACAGAAATTCTATTGCGTCTCGATGCTGCCGTATCCGTCGGGCAAGCTGCATATGGGGCACGTGCGCAACTACACCATCAACGACGTGATGTACCGTCAGATGCGCATGCGCGGCTTCAACGTGCTCATGCCGATGGGCTGGGACGCCTTCGGCATGCCGGCAGAGAATGCCGCGATGGCCAACGGCGTGCCGCCGGCCAAGTGGACGTACGACAACATCGCGTACATGAAGAAGCAGATGCAGGCGATGGGTCTGGCGATCGACTGGTCGCGCGAAGTCGCCACCTGCAAGCCCGACTACTACCGCTGGAACCAGTGGCTGTTCCTGAAGATGCTCGAAAAGGGCGTTGTCTACCTGAAGACGGGCACCGTCAACTGGGATCCGGTCGATCAGACCGTGCTTGCCAACGAGCAGGTGATCGACGGCCGCGGCTGGCGCTCGGGTGCGCTCGTCGAAAAGCGCGAAATCCCCATGTACTACATGCGCATCACCGAATACGCCGACGAATTGCTCGGCGACCTGGACGACCTCGGCTGGCCCGAGCGCGTGAAGGTGATGCAGCAGAACTGGATCGGCAAGAGCTTCGGCGTGAACTTCGGCTTCCTGTACGAACTCGACGGCGAGCAAAAGCTGCTTCGCGTGTTCACCACGCGTGCCGACACGATCATGGGGGTGACGTTCGCCGCGATCGCCGCCGAGCATCCGCTCGCGACGCGTCTGGCCGCCGACCGCCCCGATTTGCAGGCATTCATCGCCGAGTGCAAGCAGGGGGGGGTGGCGGAAGCCGACATCGCCACGATGGAAAAGAAGGGCATGCCGACGGGCTTCTTCGTCGAGCATCCGCTCACGGGCGACAAGGTCGAAGTGTGGATCGGCAACTACGTGCTCATGGGCTACGGCGAAGGCGCCGTGATGGGCGTGCCGGCGCATGACGAGCGGGACTTCGCGTTTGCCCGCAAGTACGGCCTGCCGATCAAACAGGTCGTGGCCGTCGAAGGTCAGACGTATTCCACCGACGCCTGGCAGGCCTGGTATGGCGAGAAGGAGGGCACGCTCATCAACAGCGGCAAGTACGACGGCCTGGATTTCGCCGCCGCCGTCGACGCCATTGCAGCCGACCTCAAGGCGCAGGGCGTGGGCGACAAGCAGGTCACCTTCCGTCTGCGTGACTGGGGTATCTCGCGCCAGCGTTACTGGGGCACGCCGATCCCGATCATTCATTGCGAGTCGTGCGGTGCGGTGCCGGTCCCCGAGAAGGACCTGCCGGTCGTGCTGCCCGAAGACCTCGTGCCGGACGGCACGGGCAACCCGCTGGCGAAGTCCGAAGCATTCCTCAAGTGCGATTGCCCGAAGTGCGGCAAGCCGGCACGTCGCGAGACCGACACGATGGATACCTTCGTGGATTCGTCGTGGTACTTCTCGCGTTACGCGTGTCCGGACGCCGAGACCATGGTCGACGCGCGCACCGACTACTGGATGCCGATGGATCAGTACATCGGCGGCATCGAGCACGCCATTCTGCACCTGCTCTACTCGCGCTTCTGGACCAAGGTCATGCGCGATCTGGGGCTGGTGAGCTTCAAGGAGCCGGCGCAGAACCTGCTCACGCAGGGCATGGTGCTCAACGAAACGTTCTACCGCGAAGATGCGTCGGGCAAGAAGACGTGGTTCAACCCGCTCGACGTGCAGGTGCAGTTCGACGACAAGGGCCGTCCGGTGGGCGCGACGTCGAAGGCCGACGGGGCCGGCGTGACACTTGGCGGCATCGAGAAGATGTCGAAGTCGAAGAACAACGGCGTGGATCCGCAGTCGCTGATCGACTCGTACGGTGCCGACACGGCGCGTCTGTTCGTGATGTTCGCCGCGCCGCCCGAGCAGCAGCTCGAGTGGTCCGGCGCGGGTGTGGAAGGCGCGAGCCGCTTCCTGCGCCGCCTGTGGAGCTTCGGTCAGTCGCACGCCGCACTGCTGCGCCAGGCGGATGCGGCCATCGATACGGCGAATCCGGCGGCTCAGGCGCTGCGCCTTGAAATCCACAGCGTGCTCAAGCAAGCCAACTACGACTACCAGCGCGTGCAATACAACACGGTCGTGTCGGCGGCGATGAAGATGCTCAACGCCATCGAGAGCGACAAGGGTGCGGCGGGCGCCGGCGCGGTGCGCGAATGCTACGGTATTCTGTTGCGCGTGCTGTATCCGGTTGTGCCGCACGTCACGCACAATCTGTGGGTGGAACTGGGATACGCGGCGCAGTCTGGCGATTTGCTCGACGCCGCGTGGCCGGAGGTCGACGAAGCCGCGCTCGTGCAGGACGAAATCGAACTGGTGTTGCAGGTGGCCGGCAAGGTACGCGGCGCGGTGCGCGTGGCGAAGGACGCCTCGCGTGAAACCATCGAACAGGCCGCACTCGCGCATGAAATGACCGCCAAGTTCGGCGAGGGCAAGCCGGTGAAGAAGGTGATCGTCGTGCCGGGCCGTCTCGTGAACGTGGTGGTCTGA